A genomic window from Gracilinanus agilis isolate LMUSP501 chromosome X, AgileGrace, whole genome shotgun sequence includes:
- the NHSL2 gene encoding NHS-like protein 2: protein MGENGELPEGKLEKARPPPSSPPQQWPHCSRTDAVGLWSSPARPSRAASNLGLENKKAASHPESSWQQPVNVFLSSSRPPGVEELYQEAELNLQSLLQEEYEEQYSEARISGQTFRTPAPDEPPEPTISSRPQPAKRLEFVLMPTSRRGNGDKTTTQGVRPPESSLSLPASPDKQNTWNRPFPLPILEEKRWHPSCSTQGSIVPINVSGQQFDKHASLRHSLFNTETAVNPKSTLRRRRTIIGFPHLSLRDQGRSNGQIHSASKESASWNAAPDVANGRGLPGHEACSPKLIAPAPRKTPSDPGESCPAKSGPASASMEGVGMVYSVPSSCNGPKDSTFSPPPWKGSYFNYMSPTSPAPGEGSQVKENGKSRPPGSSQGSLDVLSPGNLEGFAGSVLAAQGEQAGSGGSACCPESLTPRSQEPEKDCRGAPLPGPQGGEGEPSRLESDLSACRFRERSLSVPTDSGSVCSADGGCGEDQQGSETGTLAYPSASSEGRASTDNVSSLGAEPRPRRTKSISLKKAKKKPLPPMRSVSLVKDEAVLQPEGGPGLPKDQRPRSLCLPLEHQGHQFPPTDAQGHPAVPPLRETEGTHFSHHWYLTDWKSGDPYRSLSSSSTATGTTVIECVQVRGSSESLASPSTSRATTPSQLSTEAEAREVSSPGRPTGLMSPSSGYSSQSETPTPTVPTTSTMLGHLPHPSSGGRVRPVVPERKSSLPPVSPMEKSPKSQLSFDLPLTPPAHPDTAGMKISLRGKAKVSRHHSDSTFGAKLAQKTSPNQPIMPVVTQSDLRSVRLRSISKSEPEDDVDSPDPAEEPGPEVFTLPERKVKPPVAEKPPVAKRPQNLVPKEPLPASPALLLPTENPASQARPSPQDIYMVVRKPKALRSPTSQSPLAALAPSLNSSLEGFSLGTLEEERPRMRSVPERASVQSAAEVEKRRSKVPPPVPKKPSVLHLPAALPLPQPGASMGESKLAPSPIITLDEEVGAQLSPDDLHSPNTKEELFKPPADSATEAGLAGSFASDKTADSIAEDDDDVFVTARTTEDLFTVIHRSKRKLLGWKEPGEAFASGRLSSHPTAKNPAGSPTSEAATTGGGGGSSSGGSSGGGSGIRTTSRNEDFKALLQKKGSKSSTGSRPSAAELLKTTNPLARRVATEFAGDQDSPNVPGT, encoded by the exons ATGGGTGAAAATGGGGAACTACCAGAGGGCAAGCTGGAGAAAGCTCGCCCGCCTCCTTCCTCGCCTCCCCAGCAGTGGCCTCACTGCTCGCGGACTGATGCTGTGGGACTTTGGTCTTCCCCTGCTCGGCCCAGCCGAG CTGCCTCCAACTTAGGTCTGGAGAATAAGAAAGCTGCTTCCCACCCCGAGTCGTCATGGCAACAGCCAGTGAACGTGTTCCTCTCCTCCAGCCGGCCCCCAGGTGTGGAGGAGCTGTACCAGGAAGCCGAGCTTAATCTCCAGAGCTTGCTACAAG AAGAATATGAGGAACAGTACTCTGAGGCCAGGATTTCTGGGCAGACCTTCCGCACCCCGGCCCCAGATGAGCCCCCGGAGCCCACCATCAGCTCACGGCCACAGCCTGCCAAGCGCCTGGAGTTTGTGTTGATG CCCACGAGCCGAAGAGGGAACGGAGACAAGACCACCACTCAGGGTGTGAGGCCCCCCGAGTCCTCTCTGAGCCTGCCCGCCTCTCCAGACAAGCAAAACACCTGGAACAGACCCTTCCCGTTGCCCATCCTGGAGGAGAAGAGGTGGCATCCATCGTGTTCCACCCAAGGCAGCATTGTGCCCATCAATGTCTCTG GGCAGCAGTTTGACAAACATGCGAGTCTGCGACATTCCTTGTTTAACACGGAGACTGCGGTGAACCCCAAGTCCACCCTGAGGCGACGACGGACCATTATTGGCTTCCCTCATCTTTCGCTGCGAGACCAAG GTCGGAGCAACGGGCAAATACACTCTGCCTCCAAAGAGTCCGCCTCCTGGAACGCAGCTCCAGACGTGGCCAACGGAAGGGGGCTGCCCGGCCACGAAGCATGTTCCCCAAAGCTGATTGCTCCAGCACCGAGAAAGACACCCAGTGACCCAGGAGAGTCTTGCCCAGCGAAGAGCGGCCCGGCTTCAGCCAGCATGGAGGGCGTGGGGATGGTGTATAGTGTCCCCTCTTCCTGCAATGGACCAAAGGATTCCACATTCTCTCCTCCTCCGTGGAAAGGGAGCTACTTTAATTACATGAGCCCGACCAGTCCCGCTCCCGGCGAGGGCAGCCAGgtcaaagaaaatgggaaatctCGTCCTCCGGGCAGTTCTCAGGGCTCTCTCGACGTCCTCAGCCCTGGCAACTTGGAAGGGTTTGCCGGCTCAGTTTTGGCTGCTCAGGGTGAGCAGGCGGGGAGCGGTGGATCGGCTTGCTGCCCCGAGTCCCTGACTCCAAGAAGCCAAGAGCCAGAGAAAGACTGCAGAGGGGCTCCCTTGCCCGGCCCCCAAGGGGGGGAAGGGGAGCCCTCAAGGCTAGAGTCAGACCTAAGTGCCTGTAGATTCCGGGAGAGGTCACTGTCTGTGCCTACAGACTCGGGCTCTGTGTGCTCAGCGGACGGGGGCTGTGGAGAGGACCAGCAGGGCAGTGAAACTGGCACTCTCGCCTACCCCAGCGCCAGTTCAGAGGGCAGAGCCAGTACCGACAACGTCTCGTCCCTTGGAGCCGAGCCCAGACCGAGGAGGACCAAGAGTATCTCCCTCAAGAAGGCCAAAAAGAAGCCTTTGCCACCGATGCGCAGCGTCTCCCTGGTCAAAGACGAAGCCGTCCTCCAGCCGGAGGGTGGTCCCGGCCTGCCCAAGGACCAGAGGCCTAGAAGCCTCTGCCTTCCCCTTGAACACCAGGGCCATCAGTTTCCCCCGACAGATGCTCAGGGCCACCCAGCTGTGCCTCCTCTAAGGGAAACGGAAGGCACACACTTCTCCCACCACTGGTATCTCACTGACTGGAAGTCTGGCGACCCCTACCGGTCTCTGTCCAGCTCGAGCACTGCCACTGGGACCACAGTGATTGAGTGTGTGCAGGTGAGGGGGAGCTCCGAGTCTCTGGCCTCCCCCTCCACCTCTAGGGCCACCACACCTTCCCAGCTTTCCACTGAGGCAGAAGCCCGGGAGGTGTCATCGCCAGGGAGGCCAACAGGACTGATGTCACCTTCCAGTGGCTACTCAAGTCAGTCGGAGACGCCAACACCCACCGTCCCCACCACGTCGACGATGCTGGGTCACTTACCGCACCCAAGCAGCGGTGGCCGGGTGCGGCCGGTGGTCCCAGAGAGGAAGTCGTCCTTGCCGCCAGTGTCGCCGATGGAGAAGAGCCCCAAGTCACAGCTGTCATTTGACCTACCACTGACCCCTCCAGCCCACCCGGACACGGCAGGGATGAAGATCTCCCTCCGGGGCAAGGCCAAGGTGAGCCGGCATCACTCAGACTCGACCTTTGGAGCAAAGTTGGCCCAGAAGACCAGCCCCAACCAGCCGATCATGCCTGTGGTCACCCAGTCCGACCTACGCTCCGTCCGACTGCGATCGATCAGCAAATCGGAGCCGGAAGACGACGTCGATAGCCCGGACCCAGCTGAGGAGCCTGGGCCGGAAGTCTTTACCCTGCCGGAGAGAAAGGTAAAACCTCCGGTGGCCGAAAAGCCTCCCGTGGCCAAAAGGCCCCAGAACCTGGTTCCCAAGGAGCCTCTGCCAGCTTCCCCTGCCCTGCTCCTGCCTACCGAGAATCCGGCCAGCCAGGCCAGGCCCTCCCCTCAGGATATCTATATGGTTGTGCGCAAGCCAAAGGCTCTGAGAAGCCCCACCAGCCAGAGCCCACTGGCAGCACTGGCACCTTCCCTGAACTCCTCCTTGGAGGGCTTCTCCCTCGGGACCCTGGAAGAGGAACGCCCAAGGATGAGGTCCGTGCCAGAGAGGGCCAGTGTCCAGAGTGCGGCTGaggtggagaaaaggaggagcAAGGTTCCCCCTCCGGTGCCCAAGAAGCCCAGTGTGCTACACCTGCCCGCCGCCTTGCCCTTACCACAGCCGGGGGCCAGTATGGGAGAGTCAAAGCTGGCTCCCAGTCCCATCATCACCCTGGATGAAGAGGTCGGCGCCCAACTGAGCCCCGATGACCTCCACTCCCCAAACACCAAGGAGGAGCTCTTTAAACCACCAGCCGACAGCGCGACAGAGGCGGGCCTTGCAG GAAGTTTTGCAAGTGACAAGACAGCAGACTCCATAGCAGAAGATGATGACGATGTATTTGTGACAGCTCGTACGACCGAAGACTTATTTACAGTCATCCACAG GTCCAAAAGGAAGCTGCTTGGCTGGAAGGAGCCCGGTGAGGCCTTTGCCAGTGGCAGATTGAGTTCCCATCCAACAGCCAAGAACCCAGCTGGCTCACCAACCAGTGAGGCTGCTACCACAGGTGGCGGCGGTGGCAGCAGCAGCGgtggcagcagcggcggcggcagcggcattAGAACCACCAGCAGAAATGAAGACTTCAAGGCTCTACTCCAAAAGAAAGGGAGTAAGAGCAGCACTGGCTCCCGGCCGTCAGCGGCAGAGCTGCTCAAGACCACCAACCCCCTGGCTCGCAGAGTTGCCACAGAGTTTGCTGGGGACCAAGACAGCCCCAACGTGCCTGGTACCTAA